The following are from one region of the Nicotiana tabacum cultivar K326 chromosome 3, ASM71507v2, whole genome shotgun sequence genome:
- the LOC107772024 gene encoding alpha-glucosidase-like: protein MDGFKDFTLDPINFPMDHVSFFLKKLHQNDQKYVLIVDPGISINNTYNTYKRGMEEDVFIKHDNMPYQGVVWPGNIYYPDFLNSATGIFWRKEIENFNNLIYVVFHGTLLKSFVTAGFILRKISFVKLGAFYPFARDHSANDTTRQEIYIWELVAEAAKKVLGLRYQLLSYFYILMYEAHTKGTPIARPLFFSFPQDTNTYDISTQFLLGKGVMISPVLKQEATSVEAYFLVGNWFDLLN, encoded by the exons ATGGATGGTTTTAAGGACTTCACACTCGATCCAATTAATTTCCCAATGGATCATGTGAGTTTTTTTCTCAAGAAGCTTCATCAGAATGATCAGAAGTACGTTCTAATAGTAGATCCAG GAATTAGTATCAACAACACATATAACACCTATAAGAGAGGCATGGAAGAAGATGTCTTCATAAAACACGATAATATGCCCTATCAAGGGGTTGTTTGGCCAGGGAACATTTACTATCCTGATTTTCTAAATTCAGCTACTGGAATATTTTGGAGAAAAGAAATTGAGAATTTCAACAATCTA ATATATGTGGTTTTTCATGGAACACTACTGAAGAGCTTTGTCACTGCTGGATTCAT ATTGAGAAAGATTAGTTTTGTGAAGCTTGGAGCATTTTATCCATTTGCAAGAGACCACTCTGCTAATGACACTACCCGCCAGGAGATCTATATTTGGGAGTTAGTTGCTGAAGCAGCCAAGAAAGTCCTTGGGCTCCGATATCAGTTACTTTCATACTTTTACATACTGATGTATGAGGCACATACAAAAGGGACTCCCATTGCACGGccccttttcttctctttccctCAAGACACCAACACATATGATATTAGCACACAGTTCCTTCTTGGTAAAGGTGTCATGATCTCACCTGTACTTAAGCAAGAAGCAACCTCAGTTGAGGCATATTTCCTTGTTGGAAACTGGTTTGACCTCCTCAATTAG